A section of the Hevea brasiliensis isolate MT/VB/25A 57/8 chromosome 17, ASM3005281v1, whole genome shotgun sequence genome encodes:
- the LOC110639036 gene encoding polyadenylate-binding protein RBP47B' translates to MAAPTATIHGGYHQPTTLEEVRTLWIGDLQYWVDDNYLSSCFAHTGEVVSIKIIRNKITGQPEGYGFVEFVSHAAAERILQTYNGTQMPGTEQTFRLNWASFGIGERRPDAGPEHSIFVGDLAPDVTDYLLQETFRANYPSVRGAKVVTDPSTGRSKGYGFVKFGDENERNRAMTEMNGVYCSTRPMRISAATPKKTTGYQQQYTVAKAIYPVPAYTTPVQVVTPDSDITNTTIFVGNLDPNATEEELRQTFLQFGEIVYVKIPVGRGCGFVQFGTRTSAEEAIQRMQGHVIGQQPVRISWGRKQDATGIWGQQVDQWSAYYGYGQGYDVYGYGATQDPSLYAYGAYAGYPQYPQPVDGVQDMSGTVPIVEQREELYDPLAAPDVDKLNAAYLSIHGNAILGRPLWMKTSSLSQQA, encoded by the exons ATGGCAGCGCCAACGGCAACGATCCATGGAGGGTATCATCAACCCACCACTCTAGAAGAAGTCAGAACCCTTTGGATTGGTGATTTACAGTATTGGGTTGATGACAACTACCTCAGTTCCTGCTTCGCTCACACTGGCGAG GTagtttcaattaaaataataCGCAACAAGATCACTGGCCAGCCTGAAGGTTATGGGTTTGTGGAGTTTGTTTCTCATGCAGCGGCAGAAAGGATTTTACAGACATATAATGGGACACAAATGCCTGGAACTGAACAAACTTTCAGGCTGAATTGGGCTTCTTTTGGCATTGGGGAGAGACGCCCTGATGCTGGACCTGAGCATTCTATTTTTGTTGGGGACTTAGCACCTGATGTTACAGATTATCTCTTGCAAGAGACATTTCGAGCTAATTATCCATCAGTTAGAGGTGCCAAGGTTGTGACTGATCCAAGTACTGGACGTTCTAAGGGATATGGATTTGTTAAATTTGGTGATGAGAATGAACGAAATCGTGCTATGACTGAAATGAATGGTGTTTATTGCTCAACCAGGCCGATGCGTATTAGTGCAGCAACACCAAAGAAGACCACTGGTTATCAACAGCAATATACTGTAGCAAAAG CCATATATCCAGTTCCAGCATACACTACACCAGTCCAGGTGGTTACACCTGATAGTGACATCACTAATACCACC ATCTTTGTTGGTAACCTGGATCCTAATGCCACAGAAGAGGAACTGAGACAAACATTTTTGCAGTTTGGGGAGATCGTCTATGTCAAAATTCCTGTAGGAAGAGGATGTGGTTTTGTACAATTTGGAACTAG GACATCTGCTGAAGAAGCCATACAAAGGATGCAGGGGCATGTGATTGGTCAACAGCCGGTGCGCATTTCTTGGGGCAGGAAACAG GATGCAACGGGAATTTGGGGTCAGCAAGTAGATCAATGGAGTGCCTATTATGGTTATGGACAAGGTTATGATGTCTATGGTTATGGGGCAACACAAGATCCATCATTATATGCATATGGTGCATATGCTGGTTATCCACAATATCCTCAACCA gtTGATGGTGTCCAGGATATGAGCGGTACTGTTCCAATTGTAGAACAAAGGGAGGAACTTTATGATCCCTTGGCTGCTCCTGATGTTGACAA GTTAAATGCTGCTTACCTTTCTATTCATGGAAATGCCATATTAGGCCGGCCCTTATGGATGAAAACATCATCACTTTCCCAACAAGCTTAG